In one window of Pseudomonadota bacterium DNA:
- a CDS encoding transglycosylase SLT domain-containing protein: MESLVPAVTSAILSVMPLWSSDAEQARAASYAEIIVEEAQAVQPEIDPFLMVAIIYRESSFRPNVAGKRGEVGLMQIFPYGALVRTINKGVTKEDLSDPRTNVRVGVSHLLFWQNECGPDDMSVWLSAYNSGKCKRNGYGSRVMRLYCNLKPGGCEDIS; encoded by the coding sequence ATGGAGAGCCTCGTTCCCGCCGTGACGTCGGCGATCCTGTCGGTGATGCCGCTGTGGAGCTCCGACGCCGAGCAGGCGCGGGCCGCCTCCTACGCGGAGATCATCGTGGAGGAGGCGCAGGCGGTGCAGCCGGAGATCGACCCGTTCCTGATGGTCGCGATCATCTACCGGGAGAGCAGCTTCCGGCCGAACGTCGCCGGGAAGCGCGGCGAGGTCGGGCTCATGCAGATCTTCCCGTACGGCGCGCTCGTGCGGACCATCAACAAGGGCGTCACCAAGGAGGACCTGAGCGACCCCCGGACGAACGTCCGCGTCGGCGTGAGCCACCTCCTCTTCTGGCAGAACGAGTGCGGGCCGGACGACATGTCCGTTTGGCTCTCCGCGTACAACTCGGGCAAGTGCAAGCGGAACGGCTACGGGAGCCGCGTCATGCGGCTCTACTGCAACCTCAAGCCCGGCGGCTGCGAGGACATCTCCTAG
- a CDS encoding peptidylprolyl isomerase: MCRGPLQLVALASLAALPIACDGGRGAAPGGGGDPAAGRARVEASSVAAVVDGEPVGLDEVRALMEDADAGLTAREALDALIEEILLAREAGRRGVGGVDVDVERKRALARSLLLEIGDRTTPDAIDEATLREDYEAQKERFVHGRERRVIHAVVRTGKGGMRDPVAAEALARRIRVAMDGVADGDDFEARAKRFEREAGRTLKIERLPPFAEGTKRFVREFVDAAFAVPGRGGLSPAFPTSFGWHVLLVIEELPAQDVAFAEARETLAEERLPSERRLALEQLLERLERENPVFVYESPAREAE; this comes from the coding sequence ATGTGCCGAGGCCCGCTCCAACTCGTCGCGCTCGCGTCCCTCGCGGCGCTCCCGATCGCCTGCGACGGCGGGCGCGGCGCGGCGCCGGGCGGCGGAGGCGATCCGGCGGCGGGGCGGGCGCGGGTCGAGGCGTCGAGCGTCGCGGCGGTCGTGGACGGCGAGCCCGTCGGGTTGGACGAGGTCCGCGCGCTCATGGAGGACGCGGACGCGGGGCTCACCGCACGGGAGGCGCTCGACGCGCTGATAGAAGAGATCCTCCTCGCGCGGGAGGCCGGGCGGCGGGGTGTGGGGGGCGTCGATGTTGACGTCGAGCGAAAGCGCGCCCTGGCGCGCAGCCTGCTGCTCGAGATCGGCGACCGGACGACGCCGGACGCCATCGACGAGGCGACCCTGCGCGAGGACTACGAGGCGCAGAAGGAGCGGTTCGTGCACGGGAGGGAGCGGCGCGTGATCCACGCCGTCGTGAGGACGGGCAAGGGCGGGATGAGGGATCCGGTCGCCGCCGAGGCGTTGGCGCGCAGGATCCGCGTCGCCATGGACGGCGTCGCGGACGGTGACGACTTCGAGGCGCGCGCGAAGCGGTTCGAGCGGGAGGCCGGCAGGACTTTGAAGATCGAGCGGCTGCCACCCTTCGCCGAGGGGACGAAGCGCTTCGTCCGCGAGTTCGTCGACGCGGCGTTCGCCGTGCCCGGGCGAGGGGGGCTCTCGCCCGCGTTCCCGACGTCGTTCGGGTGGCACGTGCTGCTCGTCATCGAGGAGCTTCCGGCGCAGGACGTGGCGTTTGCCGAGGCGCGCGAGACGCTCGCAGAGGAGCGCCTTCCGTCCGAGCGCCGTCTCGCCCTCGAGCAGCTGCTCGAGCGGCTCGAGCGCGAGAACCCGGTGTTCGTGTACGAGTCGCCCGCCCGGGAGGCGGAGTAG
- a CDS encoding L,D-transpeptidase, protein MAGDRTRTLGRAALAGALALLAAAGSASATTVSIPPTEPCTGAAPAPIDPAPYDAVLGDPPGCASVIVDTEQATIRREPDARSKRRGVAMRGARLPALGRKSGPGCADAWYRVHDRGWICGMSVTTSLEPAAAPRYPVVPEGEVTPWPYAFVRDSAIEYRFAGGALEEVRELLKGFGFGVAGTTSFDGRAFLKTAEGNLVPRGTAGITSRLSELSGVEIVDGRPWPVGWVNAKTAWAYDAPSREKRHRVAQADRYAVIEVLETAGEGKRGFVRFDDGAWFSAADVRIARPATRPAIVGAREKWIDVDLERQVITAYAGDAPVYATLVSTGRGGKSKTVKGDYRIWAKVAAIAMDNTEEAIEANEALELADAGVPLEEVNLYSLRDVPWTQFFFESFALHGVYWHDRFGNRRSHGCVNLSPIDARWFYEWTEPRVPDGWWAIHPVEKTEGTLVHVR, encoded by the coding sequence ATGGCGGGAGACCGGACGAGGACGCTAGGGAGGGCCGCGCTGGCGGGCGCGTTGGCGCTCCTCGCCGCGGCGGGGAGCGCGTCGGCGACGACCGTGTCGATCCCCCCGACCGAGCCCTGCACGGGCGCGGCGCCGGCGCCCATCGATCCCGCGCCGTACGACGCGGTGCTCGGCGATCCGCCGGGGTGCGCCTCCGTGATCGTCGACACCGAGCAGGCGACCATCCGCAGGGAGCCGGACGCGAGGTCCAAGCGCCGCGGCGTGGCGATGCGGGGCGCGCGGCTGCCCGCGCTCGGGAGGAAGTCCGGGCCCGGCTGCGCCGACGCCTGGTACCGCGTCCACGATCGGGGCTGGATCTGCGGCATGAGCGTGACCACGAGCCTCGAGCCCGCCGCGGCGCCGCGCTACCCCGTCGTGCCCGAGGGCGAGGTGACGCCGTGGCCGTACGCGTTCGTCCGCGACTCGGCGATCGAGTACCGGTTCGCCGGCGGCGCCCTCGAGGAGGTCCGCGAGCTCCTCAAGGGGTTCGGGTTCGGGGTCGCCGGTACGACGAGCTTCGACGGGCGGGCGTTCCTCAAGACCGCGGAGGGGAACCTCGTGCCGCGCGGCACGGCCGGGATCACGTCGCGGCTGAGCGAGCTCTCGGGCGTCGAGATCGTCGACGGCCGGCCGTGGCCCGTGGGCTGGGTGAACGCCAAGACGGCGTGGGCGTACGACGCGCCGTCGCGGGAGAAGCGCCACCGGGTGGCGCAGGCGGACAGGTACGCCGTCATCGAGGTGCTGGAGACCGCGGGGGAGGGGAAGCGCGGCTTCGTGCGCTTCGACGACGGCGCGTGGTTCTCGGCCGCCGACGTGCGGATCGCCCGACCGGCGACGCGCCCCGCGATCGTCGGCGCGCGGGAGAAGTGGATCGACGTCGACCTCGAGCGGCAGGTGATCACGGCGTATGCCGGGGACGCGCCGGTGTACGCCACGTTGGTGTCGACCGGCCGCGGCGGCAAGTCGAAGACGGTGAAGGGAGACTACCGCATCTGGGCCAAGGTCGCCGCGATCGCGATGGACAACACCGAGGAGGCGATCGAGGCGAACGAGGCGCTCGAGCTCGCGGACGCCGGCGTGCCGCTCGAGGAGGTGAACCTCTACTCGCTGCGCGACGTGCCGTGGACGCAGTTCTTCTTCGAGAGCTTCGCGCTGCACGGCGTGTACTGGCACGACCGCTTCGGCAACCGCCGCAGCCACGGCTGCGTCAACCTCTCCCCGATCGACGCGCGCTGGTTCTACGAGTGGACCGAGCCGCGCGTCCCGGACGGCTGGTGGGCGATCCACCCCGTCGAGAAGACCGAGGGGACGCTCGTCCACGTCCGGTGA